One Argentina anserina chromosome 6, drPotAnse1.1, whole genome shotgun sequence genomic window, ataGAGTTGTCTGCGAATAGGAGAGATGAAGGGAGATTACACGAGTAAGCATTAGAATAATACGAATACAACTAAGGAGGGAACAAGATCACCAACATGTTTATATGTCCAGTTGTAATATGAGATTAAGTTGGATTAGTATAAGTAATGTCAGATTAAAATTAGTCTATGGCCAGCTCTCCGGTTCCCATAAATCTCAGGAATAGAAGATGGTCAGAAGCTGCTCCCAATTTGTTTGGGGATTACAATATTAATCCTCATTGCTTGGGGTGGCAAAAGCAATAATCTTCAGTCTCCAATTCTCCATTACCCCAATATCACacagggggggggggggggggggatccAACATTGACCGTGACTTCATCATTGTCTTCTAGATGAATCTATGCAAGCAAGAGTACCTAGttgtaagaaaaatattataGAATTTGGTAAAATAGCTAGGCTTAATATAAGAGAACTCCCTAACTTCTTGCTTGAGTAAAACATATAGCCATTTAGGCAATGGATTCTCTCTTGTACGTTGTTGACTTTACTAGCTAGCTTGTACGGATTTAGGCTAGGCATGTAGGCAATGGATTCTCTTATTGTAATATGGATTTGGTGTCATCCGGCCCTAAACATTATAATCGAATTTGCATGGTGTGATTGGTGTCTGCCGTGAACATCTTAAGAACATCACAAGTCTTTAGTAACATTATgttgagaatttgagattgCTTGCACAGAAGAGCATGCTAGCTCAAAGATATGCTTGCTAAAAACAATATGCTTGCTATTTCTGTATCATCGATTCATGTATTGGCCTTGTCTACAGAATTTTACGATGTATAATGTAttgatcatgcatgcatggggATGTATATGTAGACCTGTAAACATTCACCCATGGAGCTCTGGAAATGATATAGTGAAATGGTGAAACCTGAATACTGAAACTAAAAAGAGTAACAAAAATGACATggttaattaattaactagATCATATGCGAGTTAATTTGCATACTTGTACATGTATAATCCTCGAATATATAGTATGTAGCTAGGGTAGCTAGATCACATATCATCTTATAACTGATCAAGGATCTTTTCCTTGAGGAGCTATTGACAGCACCATGGAATCTATAACAAATGCATATATGGCAGagcatgtagttgaatttgggAAATAACATAGACCACATGGCACTGGTTCACGTACCATATTTTAAGCTAACAAGCAACTACTTCTGCATGAATTACTGTGTAGCTTCTGCTGCAATAATGGTTGATTTCTTATTTGGCACATATATAGAGCAATTGTTTAGTGAAATAGAATTCAGGGAGATATAGAGAGATATCCAATCATGCAGGAAACAATAGGTAGTTTTGGCCTTTCGGGGAAGATGTGGAGAGACCAGACCAGACCAGAGCATGAGTAGGGTGTCCCATTTGGATTACAAACCCCCGTCACTTACTGTCTCCATAATTCTATATGCATCGATGGGTTGCTGCTTCAAATTTTATAAGCGGGAATTGTTAACAAGAAATTAGCTGGAGATACTTTGCCAGCGAATCGATTAATATATAGTTAAACCAAGTAGCTAAGAGTTTAAGATCATAGATTAGCCGATTGCACGTGTGCAGAGGCCAACGGCGGATCCAGAATTTGTTCCGAGCCAAggcaaaattattttacaaattcttactcttgaaaaaaaaaatgttgcaAAAATTCGAGTTTGTCTTAGTCTAATAGTATAATTTGATCACATAAAACATTAGATAATTTGATTGTACGTGTGACTCTATACGAGTTTGTTAGGAAACCAATTAGTTGAACCAAACCAACATAAGTAATTGCATAATGTGCTACCAACATGAATTAGGCTATTTTCtctattcctttttttttacttgaaCTCAATATAAGTTCTATTTATTCTTTGTGCAGATCTTTGATAAATAAAGGGAAAAACCCTATATGTGATTATGTATTATGCTTCCTTGTCTTATgtctcattaattataaagCCCAAATCAATGTTGTCCAAAGAAAATATAGAAGAATGATGCCTACAAGTGGTCTGGTATTCCTCAAATTCTGCCCTTACTCTATGATTTTTACATACCAGCTTATATAATAATAGGTGAATTACAAACCCCAGCCTAGGCAATTGCCTAAGCTTGCCTATACATGAATTCGCCACTGGCACATGCTCGATCCTCATTGCTAAGAACACCACAGCTCCAGTCACGATCCCCAGCACTGAACCGGCCAGTCTAATTCCGATCCTTTGATTGTCTTACTGTAATCTTAGCCTCACGATTGTATTTACCATATATGATCAGCCAGACACTATTTTCTGTCTTACCAATTAGTGAGCTGCTATTACTTCTTCCACAAGCTACTTCTGGTTCTAGTACTTAAAGTCTGTTTGAATCTGCAGCTAGCCTCTTGGTTTCTCTAAAGCACTGATCACAGAAGTTTTCAAGTGCGAAGGTCCGTACCTTAAGTTAAGgtacatattttcattttttattaacttttcgatcgagttttcacatctccaccgttcaattcttaggtaataacgtatatatcacatttgtaaaatttcagccaatttggtaatcgttaaggtatctAACTGAGTCAAACCAATGAACGGATTAAATCTGCCGAatttgaaccgttcatgtgtATAACAGAAAAACGCCGTTTTGAGTGACTTAGTGATTATTAAATTGGCTGATGGTAGTGTGTAGCTTCTGCTGCAATTTGTATATTTCTTCGTTGGAATACAGAGGAATTGTTTAGAAGATTAGAATATAGGTGTGTTGGAGACGTATGTCATCAATATGAGTTTGCCATTTCAattatttggttttgtttttatgaaatttcAATTACTGGGTTACTGCTTCGTTTTATGCAGAGATTTAACAAGAACTGACTGGAGATGAAGCTTCATTTTATGGTCAAAAACTCAAACTCCTCACTGGTAATAATGCAGCTAACAGCTGACCATTCTcccaaaaaacaaattacCCCTGCTAGCAACCAAAGAAAAAGCCAATGAGTGTTGACAAAAAGGACACTTGCTTGTTCGAGTTATTACATTCACAAAATCTTTTAAGTTGTTAGGTATACGAAGATCCATATGACGCTGGAAAAAAGTGTCAACTACCTGAAAGTCGATGTAGGTCATCTGAGGGCATTCTAACTCAAAAACTAAGGAAAGACAAATTATGGGAAAAAAAACAGTCTGCACCAGCCGGGAATCGAACCCGGGTCTGTACCGTGGCAGGGTACTATTCTACCACTAGACCACTGGTGCTTGTTGTTCATTTTTGTACCACTTGATAAAAGTACGCTGTAGATCAGATCAGAATGGCCACAAAACTCGGGAAATCCACACTTCTTCTTCCTGTGTTGTTCCACAAAACTCGTCAAGTTTTCTCAGTTTCTCCCAATTCAAAAATGTCAATCCTAACCCACCAaaccctctccctctctttctcCAAATTCCTAACCGCCCCGACAACCCCACTCTTCCTCCACCAACCCTCCCTCCTCCCCCTCAAACCCTCCACCCTCATCCGCATGGGCGGCGGCCCCCGCACCTTCCCCGGCGGCGTCTCCAAGTGGCAGTGGAAGCGCATGCAGGCCAAGAAAGCCAAGCAGCTCCTCAAGGCCCGCCTCACCCGCGAGCGCCAAATCTACGAGATGCGCAAGCGCGCCGAGCTCAAAGCCGCCGTCTCCGACCTCGAGCGCCCCTGGGAGCCCGTCGAGAAGCCCCCCAACTTGTTCTCCGTCTCCGCCGACGAGCAGGTCAAGGTCCTTGCCGATCGGTTCCAGCGCCCCGGCGGCTTTGACTTGTGGACCGAGAGGGACGGGCCGGAGCTCTTTCGCACCACCACGGAGGACTTGCCGTCGGCTAGATTCTTCCCCAAGGGAGTTGTGCATAGTGTGAAACCCTATAAGAGAAttgaggaagatgatgatgagggaGCTGGTGGATGGGCTTAGGGGCTCAAATGGGCCGGGTTTGAATTCGAGAAGTTTGTCGGAGTTAATGAGGTTGAATGGTCAGAATGGGAGAatgtataatggtaaattgAGGAGGAAGGGAAATGCCGAAGTTTCGAGTGATGTTGATAGGAAACAGATAGGTCAGGGTAATGTAGTGAGGGGTGGCGAAAATCGGCATTATAGGAGAAATGGTGGTTCAGAGTCTGAAGGGAGTGAAAGGAGAGAGTAGGCAGGGTAGGAGAATTGGTGGGATGAAATCGAATGGTTTGGAGTCTCAAGTATTTGATATGAGGTTGAGAGAAGATGGGAGTTATGAGTTTCAATAGTTTAGTGATGCAGTATGAACTATGGAAATGCTTAGTGGACGATCCTGAGGACTCAAACTGACAATGGAGGACTCAAACAGTAAGGAAAAGGTCAGGCAAAGAGCTATCATTCTCTCAAATTGTATGTGAATACTTATATGTTATATTGTATGATGAAATAGTTTAATGCAAAATGTTATTCCAATCAAAGTATATCTATAACAATAACTTGTTGGActatttgatgattttgtgCATTTTGTCTTATGAATATTGCAGTGTGCTCTTAGTGTAGATTTTAGTACTGATATGCATAACACTTGGACATAATGCCCAAAACAAAACTAGACATTTATTCCTGAGACGCCGTATCCTATAGGTCACTAGAGTAGAGATTAAAGATGATGTTTAATATGTACTTCAAGAGTTGATGCGGGTAGAGCATTACATACTTGGCAAGCCACCAACTGCACACACGCGCACTCACACTTGCCAACTATAGAAGCTAACTGAACAGCTCACCTAAAACTGCAGTTCGAATATCAGAGTCCGATAAAAGATTAACTATTTCTGAGCTCATTAGAAAAGCAAAGTTGGGAACAATTTAAGTTTGTGGTCTGATAAACCAAAGATGCACTAAATATCAGGACTCCTCTTCTTACAATAGATAACTAGTTTTGAGCTCATTAGGAAAGCAAAGTTGGTAACAAGTTATGTACGAGGTTTGATAAACCACAGATGCAGTAGATATTAGGAATTCtcttcttgctttatactGAATCCATAGCAAGCATGCATCCTCAACATAgattcacacacacacacacacacacacacaacacaaTAGGATAAAAACCAACTAAAAAGGAACTAGTGTACATGAAATGGAGTACAACCCTGAACCAGCCAACATTAATCCATCATTCAGCTAAAATGAGCACCATTTCTCACTTGCTATCCACTTGCCAGAACGAATCCCCTCAATTTAACCTGAAATCACTTTTTCTTATACGATGAAATTCTAATTTAGAAGGTAGATTTTGTTTTAACATGTATATTGAGTGATTTTCCATTTACACACCTGGCAAATGTATAGACCACACACTCAAATGCGTATATTGAAACCCCCTGTGAAGCTTAATTACAGTTCAAatcttcaaaactcaaatgaTTGGAATATTAACCCTTTGACAAGCTCTTGAGGGAAGAGCTAAAAGCTAGAGGGGTTGATGTTCGATAAACCACATAATCTGTAGATATTAGCAGTTCCCTTTCTTGCTTTTAATGGTCTGAAGCAACCAGACTTGTATAATTTACAATTAAGAAATAGAGAATATGTACCCATAACCGAAATGGAAGTGTTGTCTGTTGGTATGCATACTGCGCATCGCACACCGGACACCTTGACGATCTTGCTGTAAAGTATTCTTCTTGAGTTGTATTGTCAGAAAGTAGTGCATTGATGCGCGCCTCTTCACTGCAGTTGGGGTAAGAAAagatttcttttaaattttgaaCAGCCTTCTCATGCTTTTGGGCCATCCCATTTCCTTTTGCCTAATGTTCTTTGTTTGCTTATCGACTGTCTTTTGAGAAGTGTAATGGATAATTGTTGATTTGATCAAGTACTTTAGATGATAGAGCCATCTGGAATTGATTACCAGCAGCGAGCTGGTGTTGGTTCAGCAGTGGTATTGTGTTGGTCCTGGTGGGTAGTGCAGGTTGGTGTTTCATGTATGGAGTAGAAAGTGCTGACTCGACTCTTTTCGAAAAGGTCCATGTGAGTTTATGCATTTCATCTAACTTGCAGATCACTAGTGCTTGATGTCGCTGTGGCTTATTTGCTGTCATTTATGATATATATGGTGTTGACTAAACTATTTTTCCTTTCTGGCCACATAGATCTGTATGTAAATCTAGTTGCACAAATGATAAATCCTGATCTTGGTTGGAACTGCACACCTTATCCATGTTGATACACCATCATTCTGCACTGGTTAGGTTTTTATCCACTGTTAAGTATGATTCTTCTTATCTCTCTTTTGTGCAGTTTTGTGGATATGAGATCTTCTTAATCATCCCTAATGGGAatacaccccccccccccccccccccccccccccccccaatcaTGTCCAGAAGCACTGTAAAACTCTAAGACACTTCTATTATTAGCATATCAGTTTGACTGTGAAGTTAGCTAGCTATCACCTCCACACGATTATAACCTGTAAAGCACAATTATAGGTTTAGTGGGTGTTGCAGTCATCATGCCactcaaatcaaatccatttGAGTGGATTCTATCTTTATTTCTGAATTTTCTCGAATCAATTGAGGGTTATCTCGCTGACTTTTGATGTTAAGTTTTGTACTTCAGTAGATAAGACATTGGTTTGACTCAGATTAAGTACTCTTTATGTGTGTTCTTTGTCCTTTGACCATAACTTTCCCTTAACATTTTGTTCAGATGAATTACCGGCATCATCCAACATAAGCTCTTGAAATGCTTGCTTTACAATTGGAGTATGAACAATGCCCCATTTATGATTATTTaggacctttttttttcagccCTTACCATATCT contains:
- the LOC126799778 gene encoding probable DEAD-box ATP-dependent RNA helicase 48, which codes for MSILTHQTLSLSFSKFLTAPTTPLFLHQPSLLPLKPSTLIRMGGGPRTFPGGVSKWQWKRMQAKKAKQLLKARLTRERQIYEMRKRAELKAAVSDLERPWEPVEKPPNLFSVSADEQVKVLADRFQRPGGFDLWTERDGPELFRTTTEDLPSARFFPKGVVHSVKPYKRIEEDDDEGAGGWA